The following nucleotide sequence is from Gemmatimonadota bacterium.
GAAGCCGAGTTTCACCACACTCAGATGGATGGTGGCGCTCTGGAAACCGGTGAGTTTACCTGGTCCCCCAAGGCTCTGACAGCCAAGCAATATAGCAGCAAAGATATCAACCCGAATAGTTCGCACACGAATCGCTTTAATAGTGTGCTATTGTCCGGGTTGTGGTTTTTTAATGCGGACCGTTCAATGGATGAGGGGAGTTTTTCGCCTTATATCGTTGCGGGTGGCGGTGTGTACGATCACAAGACCATAGCAGAAAATATCGTTTGGCCCGGTCAGAGTCCGACCGATGCCAGCGGTGTAGATGCGACGAATGTGGATGCCCAGGGCGATATTTTGCCCCAGGTGGTGATGGACCGCCAGGAAGATACGCGCACGGCCGTGACCGCGGTGTTGGGGTTGGGGCTGGAAGCGCATGTGACGCAGACGATCGCGCTGGATGTGCGTGCGCGGTATCATTTTATTCTCGGCGAACTCCGCCCTCGAGATGCGTGGGGCCTGGACAAGGCATTTCCGCTTCAGATGTTTGATCTGAGT
It contains:
- a CDS encoding outer membrane beta-barrel protein translates to MRWYKVLGFVVACVLASASMSSAQVAGKWGLGGFVSYTNPLFTFGERFGSGVDKWGLTASRVSSSRLTVEAEFHHTQMDGGALETGEFTWSPKALTAKQYSSKDINPNSSHTNRFNSVLLSGLWFFNADRSMDEGSFSPYIVAGGGVYDHKTIAENIVWPGQSPTDASGVDATNVDAQGDILPQVVMDRQEDTRTAVTAVLGLGLEAHVTQTIALDVRARYHFILGELRPRDAWGLDKAFPLQMFDLSAGFKFYFWD